The Microbacterium sp. Nx66 genome contains a region encoding:
- a CDS encoding short chain dehydrogenase — MKALVIGATGSIGGVVAATLDVRGHEVVRASRSGEQSVDVTDPASIRSLFERVGPVDAVVVAVGSVPFKPLTDLDRDDYLSAFTGKTLAQLDVVRIALDHVTDGGSITLTSGVLAREPIASGAAAAMANGALESFVITAAAEAPRGIRINAVSPDVLANSPGYFSTFPGHRPVTDDEVGQAYVRAVEGIVTGRVLTV, encoded by the coding sequence ATGAAGGCACTCGTGATCGGCGCGACCGGCAGCATCGGCGGGGTCGTCGCCGCCACCCTCGACGTCCGCGGACACGAGGTCGTGCGGGCGTCCCGCTCCGGCGAGCAGAGCGTGGACGTGACCGATCCCGCCTCCATCCGCAGCCTCTTCGAGCGGGTCGGCCCGGTCGATGCCGTCGTGGTCGCCGTGGGTTCCGTGCCCTTCAAGCCGCTCACCGATCTCGACCGCGACGACTACCTGTCCGCCTTCACCGGGAAGACCCTCGCGCAGCTCGACGTCGTGCGGATCGCCCTCGACCACGTGACCGACGGCGGCTCGATCACCCTCACCAGCGGCGTGCTCGCGCGAGAGCCGATCGCGTCGGGAGCGGCGGCGGCGATGGCCAACGGCGCCCTGGAGTCGTTCGTGATCACGGCGGCAGCCGAGGCCCCGCGGGGGATCCGCATCAACGCGGTCTCCCCCGACGTGCTGGCGAACTCCCCCGGGTACTTCTCGACCTTCCCCGGCCACCGCCCGGTCACCGACGACGAGGTCGGCCAGGCGTACGTGCGCGCGGTCGAGGGCATCGTCACGGGGCGGGTGCTCACCGTCTGA
- a CDS encoding ROK family protein, with the protein MFTHDDALDTQAAVRRANLRRALQLVFQASGSQTRAGIARATGLTAATASSLVAELIEHRLIAEGEQAVSTGGKRATTLSIDAEHHLILVLVVQPTSAYLALVALDGSEVARRSVSYTTQTRDRVLDETVAEVVAAYGARLLAVGVQVPGTTDGRTVLESVQLEWHEVPLAERFETIAGVPVLLVNDVDAEAIAEAGLDAAPSGYRLFIHSGGGIGAAVTLDGELAPGPRDRAGEIGHVQVVFGEAARPCRCGRRGCLESAAAMGPMLGEEFSDALDVPAVRTLVSRADQTLIDDGARALARAIKLIGALLDPIEVVIGGPATELGPRFLERVRAESGYPARGTADVPIRYADPRVAPSAGAAQAALTAVLGVRWSPEQLRAGGPRP; encoded by the coding sequence ATGTTCACCCACGACGACGCACTGGACACCCAGGCGGCGGTTCGGCGAGCGAACCTGCGTCGGGCGCTCCAACTCGTCTTCCAGGCGTCCGGTTCGCAGACGCGCGCAGGGATCGCGCGGGCGACCGGCCTCACAGCGGCGACCGCGTCGTCCCTCGTCGCGGAACTCATCGAGCACCGGCTCATCGCGGAGGGCGAGCAGGCGGTGAGCACGGGGGGCAAACGCGCGACCACGCTCAGCATCGACGCGGAGCATCATCTGATCCTCGTGCTCGTCGTGCAGCCGACCAGTGCGTACCTGGCGCTCGTCGCCCTCGACGGCTCCGAGGTCGCCCGCCGCAGCGTCTCCTACACGACGCAGACCCGCGACCGGGTGCTGGACGAGACCGTCGCCGAGGTGGTGGCCGCCTACGGCGCGCGGCTGCTCGCGGTCGGCGTGCAGGTCCCGGGGACGACCGACGGGCGCACGGTGCTGGAGAGCGTGCAGCTGGAGTGGCACGAGGTGCCGCTGGCCGAGCGCTTCGAGACCATTGCGGGCGTCCCGGTCCTCCTCGTCAACGACGTCGACGCCGAGGCCATCGCGGAGGCCGGTCTGGACGCCGCACCCTCGGGTTACCGGCTGTTCATCCACAGCGGCGGAGGCATCGGCGCCGCGGTCACCCTCGACGGGGAGCTCGCGCCGGGGCCCCGCGACCGTGCGGGGGAGATCGGGCATGTGCAGGTGGTGTTCGGCGAGGCCGCGCGTCCGTGCCGCTGCGGACGCCGCGGCTGTCTGGAGTCGGCGGCCGCGATGGGACCGATGCTGGGGGAGGAGTTCTCGGACGCGCTGGACGTGCCGGCCGTCCGCACCCTCGTCTCCCGTGCGGATCAGACGCTGATCGACGACGGCGCGCGGGCCCTGGCCCGTGCCATCAAGCTCATCGGGGCGCTGCTCGATCCGATCGAGGTCGTCATCGGCGGTCCCGCGACGGAGCTCGGTCCCCGGTTCCTGGAGCGTGTCCGCGCCGAGAGCGGCTATCCCGCCCGCGGCACCGCCGACGTGCCGATCCGGTATGCCGATCCCCGCGTCGCTCCTTCCGCCGGGGCCGCGCAGGCCGCCCTCACCGCGGTCCTCGGCGTGCGATGGAGCCCCGAGCAGCTCCGCGCCGGCGGCCCCCGCCCCTGA
- a CDS encoding ABC transporter ATP-binding protein, producing MIEFRNVTKRFPDGTLAVDDFSLVLPSRKTTVFVGSSGCGKTTLLRMINRMVEPTSGEVEIDGESVLSGDPVVLRRRIGYVMQNSGLMPHFTVIDNVATVLRLNGVKRTQAHERARELLTTVGLDQALAERYPSQLSGGQQQRVGVARGLAADPNILLMDEPFGAVDPIVRADLQQETLRLQHELDKTVVFVTHDIDEAFLLGDQVVILDKGARIVQVGSPSEIIENPADDFVSSFIGADRGRRALHLKQTPRGTVVVDSEGRTQGAIVDAPEGVVDGADAMKAAP from the coding sequence ATGATCGAGTTCCGCAACGTCACGAAGCGCTTCCCCGACGGGACGCTCGCCGTGGACGACTTCAGCCTCGTGCTGCCCTCCCGCAAGACCACCGTGTTCGTCGGATCCTCCGGCTGCGGGAAGACCACCCTGCTGCGGATGATCAACCGCATGGTCGAGCCGACGTCGGGGGAGGTCGAGATCGACGGGGAGAGCGTGCTCTCGGGCGACCCGGTCGTCCTGCGCCGGCGCATCGGCTATGTGATGCAGAACTCCGGGCTCATGCCGCACTTCACCGTCATCGACAACGTGGCCACCGTGCTGCGGCTGAACGGGGTGAAGCGCACACAGGCGCATGAGCGTGCTCGCGAGCTGCTCACGACCGTCGGCCTCGACCAGGCGCTCGCCGAGCGGTACCCGAGCCAGTTGTCAGGCGGTCAGCAGCAGCGCGTCGGGGTGGCCCGCGGGCTCGCCGCCGATCCGAACATCCTCCTCATGGACGAGCCGTTCGGAGCGGTCGACCCCATCGTGCGCGCCGACCTCCAGCAGGAGACCCTGCGGCTGCAGCACGAGCTCGACAAGACGGTCGTGTTCGTCACGCACGACATCGACGAGGCGTTCCTCCTCGGCGACCAGGTCGTCATCCTCGACAAGGGCGCCCGGATCGTGCAGGTCGGCAGCCCGAGCGAGATCATCGAGAACCCGGCCGACGACTTCGTCTCCTCGTTCATCGGAGCCGACCGCGGCCGCCGCGCGCTGCATCTCAAGCAGACCCCGCGCGGGACCGTGGTCGTCGACTCCGAGGGCCGCACGCAGGGAGCGATCGTCGATGCGCCGGAGGGCGTGGTCGACGGAGCAGATGCGATGAAGGCGGCCCCGTGA
- a CDS encoding DUF427 domain-containing protein, translating into MKAVLAGNVIAEADQDDLIRIEGNWYFPPASVAPDALVESPTPYTCPWKGECQYYSVQVGGELHKDLAWSYPHPYPSAFDRVGKDFSGYVAFAPGVEVSA; encoded by the coding sequence ATGAAGGCTGTACTCGCAGGAAACGTCATCGCCGAGGCCGACCAGGACGACCTCATCCGCATCGAGGGGAACTGGTACTTCCCGCCGGCATCCGTCGCGCCGGACGCCCTCGTCGAGAGCCCCACCCCGTACACGTGTCCGTGGAAGGGCGAGTGCCAGTACTACTCCGTCCAGGTCGGCGGAGAGCTGCACAAGGATCTCGCGTGGTCGTACCCGCATCCGTACCCGTCGGCGTTCGACCGGGTCGGCAAGGACTTCTCCGGCTACGTCGCCTTCGCCCCTGGCGTCGAGGTCTCGGCCTAG
- a CDS encoding AI-2E family transporter, translating to MSNDQSPASAPQDDQGSRAPESAPVDAALVGAAVEAPGNTPMAPSPPRPVVIEPTTPSRSFWTRIDRPFVFGFLVTLGGLGALVIGSALYNLSTVLIYIALALFAALGLDPAVRFLERRGLSRALSVVVTILALIVVVGLVLWMIVPIVVEQIAGFVKSVPGMIRDFTKSDIYATLNDQFGDQFQDLVSEVEKFLSDFGNLATIGGGALQVGASIASGISGAIVVLVLTLYFVATLPAMRQGLLRLVPARDRGRADDISQQITDSVGGYVMGMVVLAFCNATLALILYTVLGLPFPPLMAAIAFCVTLIPLVGSVLFWMIGTILALFTNPIAALIFAAIYLVYMQIEAYVLTPRVMNKAVAVPGSLVVIGALAGGTLLGLLGALVAVPVTASILIIVKQVVVPKQDSRT from the coding sequence ATGAGCAACGACCAGTCGCCGGCCTCCGCTCCGCAGGACGACCAGGGCAGCCGCGCCCCGGAATCCGCCCCCGTCGATGCCGCGCTCGTCGGCGCCGCGGTGGAGGCGCCGGGAAACACGCCGATGGCGCCCAGCCCGCCCCGGCCCGTGGTGATCGAGCCGACCACGCCGAGCCGCTCGTTCTGGACGCGGATCGATCGGCCGTTCGTCTTCGGGTTCCTCGTGACGCTCGGCGGCCTCGGGGCGCTCGTGATCGGCAGCGCGCTCTACAACCTCTCCACCGTGCTCATCTACATCGCGCTCGCGCTGTTCGCCGCGCTCGGCCTCGACCCGGCCGTCCGCTTCCTGGAACGCCGCGGGCTGTCCCGCGCGCTCTCCGTCGTGGTGACGATCCTCGCCCTCATCGTCGTCGTCGGCCTCGTCCTCTGGATGATCGTTCCCATCGTCGTCGAGCAGATCGCGGGCTTCGTGAAGTCGGTCCCCGGCATGATCCGGGACTTCACGAAGTCCGACATCTACGCCACTCTCAACGACCAGTTCGGCGACCAGTTCCAGGACCTCGTATCGGAGGTGGAGAAGTTCCTGTCGGACTTCGGCAACCTCGCGACGATCGGCGGAGGCGCGCTGCAGGTCGGTGCGTCCATCGCGAGCGGCATCTCGGGCGCGATCGTCGTGCTCGTACTGACCCTGTACTTCGTCGCGACGCTCCCGGCCATGCGCCAGGGGCTGCTGCGCCTCGTCCCGGCCCGCGACCGCGGCCGCGCGGACGACATCTCCCAGCAGATCACCGACTCCGTGGGTGGTTACGTGATGGGGATGGTGGTCCTCGCCTTCTGCAACGCGACCCTCGCCCTCATCCTCTACACCGTCCTCGGACTGCCGTTCCCGCCGCTCATGGCCGCCATCGCCTTCTGCGTCACGCTCATCCCGCTGGTCGGCTCGGTGCTGTTCTGGATGATCGGCACCATCCTCGCGCTGTTCACGAACCCGATCGCCGCCCTGATCTTCGCCGCGATCTACCTCGTCTACATGCAGATCGAGGCGTATGTGCTCACGCCGCGGGTCATGAACAAGGCCGTCGCGGTGCCGGGCTCGCTCGTCGTCATCGGCGCTCTCGCCGGCGGCACGCTCCTCGGCCTGCTCGGCGCCCTGGTGGCGGTGCCCGTCACCGCCTCGATCCTCATCATCGTCAAGCAGGTGGTCGTGCCGAAGCAGGACTCTCGCACCTGA
- a CDS encoding ROK family transcriptional regulator — translation MRYPQILERAADRTRDAQTSSNGHARGIRERNRALVLRTLMEQSALSRAELSRLTGLARPTVSDVVRDLLADGVIRESGPSQESRPGKPAVMLEFDQRAVQVIALDLSVPGEVIGALASPDGRLSHRLHRPRTPDAAEAVAGLVAELRSLADGPALGIGIGVPTGSSALLGLGPRLAEILDAPVHLFDDADLVADAEQRFGSVGTDFLLVRLGTRIGTAIRVVGDDGAPVERSIGARELAHVGAGGDPGEACLCGCEGCVHAWAAAPAIARRLDASGADRPQVLAAAGARLGTSLSVIAAAVDLPTIVLSGPDEIVGAALVDATATAVRAASHPSLGPTVVPSAVDDAVLLGAATRVVAAEFSPR, via the coding sequence ATGCGCTACCCCCAGATCCTAGAGCGCGCCGCCGATCGGACACGAGACGCGCAGACGTCGTCCAACGGCCACGCTCGCGGCATCCGGGAACGCAACCGCGCCCTCGTCCTGCGCACGCTCATGGAGCAGTCGGCTCTCAGCCGCGCGGAACTCTCCCGGCTCACCGGTCTCGCCCGCCCCACCGTGTCGGACGTCGTGCGCGATCTGCTCGCCGACGGCGTGATCAGGGAGAGCGGACCCAGTCAGGAGTCCCGGCCGGGAAAGCCCGCCGTGATGCTCGAGTTCGACCAGCGCGCCGTGCAGGTCATCGCGCTCGACCTCTCCGTGCCCGGTGAGGTCATCGGGGCGCTGGCCTCGCCCGACGGCCGCCTCTCGCACCGCCTCCACCGGCCGCGCACCCCGGACGCCGCGGAAGCCGTCGCCGGGCTCGTCGCGGAGCTGCGGAGCCTCGCCGACGGTCCCGCGCTCGGCATCGGCATCGGTGTGCCCACCGGCTCCTCCGCGCTGCTCGGTCTCGGGCCACGACTCGCGGAGATCCTCGACGCCCCCGTTCACCTCTTCGACGACGCCGATCTCGTGGCCGATGCCGAGCAGCGGTTCGGCTCCGTCGGCACCGACTTCCTCCTCGTCCGCCTCGGCACCCGCATCGGCACCGCGATCCGCGTCGTCGGCGACGACGGCGCCCCGGTCGAACGATCCATCGGTGCCCGCGAGCTCGCGCACGTCGGTGCCGGCGGCGACCCCGGCGAGGCCTGCCTGTGCGGCTGCGAGGGCTGCGTCCACGCGTGGGCCGCGGCTCCCGCCATCGCCCGGCGCCTGGACGCCTCGGGAGCGGACCGCCCGCAGGTGCTCGCCGCCGCGGGTGCGCGGCTCGGCACGTCGCTCTCGGTCATCGCCGCCGCCGTCGACCTGCCGACGATCGTGCTGAGCGGTCCCGACGAGATCGTCGGAGCCGCACTGGTCGACGCGACGGCCACCGCGGTCCGAGCCGCCTCGCACCCCTCTCTCGGGCCCACCGTGGTGCCGAGCGCGGTCGACGACGCCGTCCTGCTGGGTGCGGCGACCCGCGTGGTGGCCGCCGAGTTCAGCCCGCGCTGA
- a CDS encoding ABC transporter permease, with the protein MNWVGDNLGLILELTAVHLQQSAIAIVLGFVLALPLGWVAWRYQLVKGPVIVLTGLLYTIPSLALLILLPSVAGYPARSPANLVIGLTIYAIAILVRAVSDGLDSVDPAIRQSAVAMGYGGFRRFWTVDFPLAGPVILAGLRVAAVSTISLATVGILVGVTNLGYLFTNGLQRRILAEVFTGIVAVVVIALVIDLLLVLLGRALMPWTRAAATPAAARRTITLRTAA; encoded by the coding sequence GTGAACTGGGTCGGCGACAACCTCGGGCTGATCCTCGAGCTCACCGCGGTGCACCTGCAGCAGAGCGCGATCGCGATCGTGCTCGGTTTCGTGCTGGCGCTCCCACTGGGGTGGGTGGCCTGGCGATATCAACTCGTGAAGGGTCCGGTCATCGTCCTGACAGGGCTGCTCTACACGATCCCCTCCCTCGCCCTCCTGATCTTGCTGCCGTCTGTGGCGGGCTACCCGGCGCGCAGCCCGGCCAACCTCGTCATCGGCCTGACGATCTACGCGATCGCGATCCTCGTCCGCGCTGTGTCCGACGGCCTGGACTCGGTCGACCCCGCGATCCGGCAGTCCGCGGTCGCGATGGGCTACGGCGGGTTCCGCCGCTTCTGGACGGTCGACTTCCCGCTCGCCGGGCCGGTCATCCTCGCGGGCCTCCGCGTGGCGGCGGTGAGCACCATCTCGCTCGCGACGGTCGGCATCCTCGTCGGCGTCACGAACCTCGGCTACCTGTTCACGAACGGCCTCCAGCGCCGCATCCTCGCCGAGGTCTTCACCGGCATCGTCGCCGTCGTCGTCATCGCTCTGGTCATCGACCTCCTGCTCGTGCTCCTCGGGCGTGCCCTCATGCCGTGGACGCGGGCGGCGGCCACCCCCGCCGCCGCGCGTCGGACGATCACGTTGAGGACGGCCGCATGA
- a CDS encoding ABC transporter permease: MNVFTEAFAWLFSPDRWVGTYSLPVLFGQHVFYTVVSVLIAAVIAVPLGWLIGHTGKGREIAVAVSGAARAIPSFGLMVLLVLLLGVLRTPLAAIITFVVLAIPSLLAGAYTGLEAVDRRTIDAARAMGMTGWQVFWKVEVPLGMPLLVGGLRSALLQVIATVTIAAYVNLGGLGWPIIQGIPLRRFDQVLGGAILVAVLALLVDLLLALAQHAAVPRGVRTRPQRRRARATAPAAAPA; encoded by the coding sequence ATGAACGTGTTCACCGAGGCCTTCGCCTGGCTGTTCTCCCCCGACCGCTGGGTCGGGACGTACTCCCTCCCCGTCCTGTTCGGCCAGCATGTCTTCTACACGGTGGTCTCCGTGCTGATCGCCGCGGTGATCGCCGTACCGCTCGGCTGGCTCATCGGGCACACCGGGAAGGGGCGGGAGATCGCGGTCGCCGTCTCCGGAGCGGCCCGCGCCATCCCGTCCTTCGGACTCATGGTCCTCCTGGTGCTTCTGTTGGGCGTGCTGCGCACGCCGCTGGCGGCGATCATCACCTTCGTCGTCCTGGCGATCCCGTCCCTGCTGGCCGGCGCCTACACGGGCCTGGAGGCAGTCGATCGCCGAACCATCGATGCGGCGCGGGCGATGGGGATGACCGGCTGGCAGGTGTTCTGGAAGGTCGAGGTGCCGCTCGGCATGCCGCTGCTGGTCGGCGGCCTCCGTTCGGCGCTGCTGCAGGTGATCGCCACGGTGACGATCGCGGCCTACGTGAACCTCGGCGGCCTCGGCTGGCCGATCATCCAGGGCATCCCGCTCCGCCGTTTCGACCAGGTGCTCGGCGGCGCGATCCTCGTCGCGGTGCTCGCGCTCCTCGTCGACCTCCTGCTCGCGCTCGCCCAGCACGCCGCGGTGCCCCGCGGTGTGCGCACCCGTCCGCAACGCCGCCGCGCTCGGGCGACCGCCCCCGCGGCCGCACCCGCCTGA
- a CDS encoding chorismate mutase has product MTAAEDPKAELLRLRASIDNIDAALIFLLAERFRATQQVGHLKAEHAMPPSDPNREEQQVARLRALAEDAHLDPEFAEKWFNFVVAEVIRHHTEAAEGR; this is encoded by the coding sequence ATGACTGCCGCTGAGGATCCGAAGGCCGAACTGCTCCGGCTGCGTGCGAGCATCGACAACATCGACGCGGCCCTGATCTTCCTGCTCGCGGAGCGGTTCCGCGCCACACAGCAGGTGGGACACCTGAAGGCCGAGCACGCGATGCCGCCGTCCGACCCGAACCGCGAGGAGCAGCAGGTCGCCCGGCTCCGGGCGCTCGCCGAAGACGCCCACCTCGACCCGGAGTTCGCGGAGAAGTGGTTCAACTTCGTCGTCGCCGAGGTCATCCGGCACCACACCGAGGCCGCCGAGGGACGCTGA
- a CDS encoding GNAT family N-acetyltransferase: MALSLTPVPALSTERLDLVPLGPEHLDGTWAALQEPEVLRLTGTHARFTREGVETWLRSLADREDRADWAILRRDDGAHIGEVVLSDLDEENLSAGFRIALAGPRWFGAGYGTEATRAVLRHAFDAVGLHRVELEVYAFNPRAQRAYEKAGFVVEGRRREALRWDGEWVDAIVMGMLADG; this comes from the coding sequence ATGGCGCTCTCTCTCACTCCCGTCCCCGCGCTGTCCACCGAGCGACTGGACCTCGTGCCGCTCGGACCCGAGCATCTCGACGGCACCTGGGCGGCGCTGCAGGAGCCCGAGGTGCTGCGGTTGACCGGCACCCACGCGCGCTTCACGCGCGAGGGCGTGGAGACCTGGCTCCGGTCGCTCGCCGACCGGGAGGACCGGGCGGATTGGGCGATCCTCCGTCGCGACGACGGCGCGCACATCGGCGAGGTGGTCCTCAGCGACCTGGACGAGGAGAACCTCTCCGCAGGGTTCCGCATCGCGCTCGCGGGTCCGCGGTGGTTCGGCGCCGGATACGGGACGGAGGCCACGCGCGCGGTGCTCCGTCACGCCTTCGACGCGGTGGGGCTGCATCGTGTGGAGCTCGAGGTGTACGCGTTCAACCCGCGGGCACAGCGCGCCTACGAGAAGGCCGGGTTCGTCGTCGAAGGCCGGCGCCGGGAGGCGCTGCGCTGGGACGGCGAATGGGTCGACGCGATCGTCATGGGCATGCTCGCGGACGGGTGA
- a CDS encoding long-chain-fatty-acid--CoA ligase, translating into MTDAPLSSRPWLRSYAEGVPADIEEPTQTLPEMLAAGIRQYARRPALEFFGAVTSYRDLGEQIDRAAEGLRHLGVTKGDRVALVLPNCPQHVVAFYAVLRLGAIVVEHNPLYTARELRHQFEDHGARVAIVWDKVADTVAGFPDDLRVDHIVSVDLTAAMPLSKRLLLRLPVPKARASRAKLTGTPRARHLTPWKKLVSHRRLPRRTPAPSLGDTAVLQYTSGTTGIPKGAILTHANLRANAMQGRAWVPGLRDGEETFYAVLPLFHAYGLTLCLTFALSIGAKVVLFPTFDLGLVTDAARTSPPTFLPAVPPIYDQLARAAGRGTVDLASVRFAISGAMSLPVETVRRWEEATGGLLVEGYGMTEASPVALGNPMGPTRRPGTVGVPFPSTEIRVVDPDDPDADVPTGEPGELLLRGPQVFQGYWGRPGETAEALLPDGWLRTGDIAEVSPDGFVTIVDRRKELIITGGFNVAPSEVENALEAHPDVVAAAVVGLPRSSGGEEVAAAVVLREGAAEDMEGLRDFCRTRLTAYKVPRHITAVDDLPRSLIGKVLRREVRDRLLAARGA; encoded by the coding sequence ATGACCGACGCGCCGCTGTCCTCCCGTCCCTGGCTCCGCTCCTATGCCGAGGGCGTGCCGGCCGACATCGAGGAGCCGACGCAGACGCTGCCGGAGATGCTGGCCGCCGGCATCCGGCAGTACGCGCGGCGGCCCGCCCTCGAGTTCTTCGGCGCCGTCACGAGCTACCGGGACCTCGGTGAGCAGATCGACCGCGCTGCGGAAGGACTCCGCCACCTCGGGGTCACGAAGGGCGACCGGGTGGCGCTGGTGCTGCCGAACTGCCCGCAGCATGTCGTCGCCTTCTACGCGGTCCTGCGTCTCGGCGCGATCGTCGTCGAGCACAACCCGCTCTACACGGCGCGAGAGCTGCGCCACCAGTTCGAGGACCACGGGGCCCGGGTCGCGATCGTGTGGGACAAGGTCGCCGACACCGTGGCGGGATTCCCGGACGATCTCCGGGTCGACCACATCGTGAGCGTCGACCTCACGGCGGCGATGCCCCTGTCGAAGCGCCTCCTGCTGCGACTCCCGGTCCCGAAGGCCCGGGCGTCCCGGGCGAAGCTGACCGGCACGCCGCGCGCGCGGCACCTGACGCCGTGGAAGAAGCTCGTGTCCCACCGGCGGCTTCCCCGACGGACGCCCGCGCCGTCGCTCGGCGACACCGCCGTCCTGCAGTACACGAGCGGCACGACAGGGATTCCCAAGGGGGCCATCCTCACCCATGCGAACCTGCGGGCCAACGCGATGCAGGGGCGGGCCTGGGTGCCCGGGCTCCGCGACGGCGAGGAGACCTTCTACGCCGTGCTTCCGCTCTTCCACGCGTACGGCCTCACCCTGTGCCTCACGTTCGCCCTGAGCATCGGGGCCAAGGTCGTGCTGTTCCCGACGTTCGACCTGGGCCTCGTGACCGACGCCGCCCGCACGAGCCCGCCGACCTTCCTCCCCGCCGTCCCGCCGATCTACGATCAGCTGGCGCGGGCGGCGGGACGCGGCACCGTCGACCTGGCGAGCGTCCGGTTCGCGATCTCCGGGGCCATGAGCCTCCCCGTCGAGACCGTGCGGCGCTGGGAGGAGGCGACCGGGGGGCTGCTCGTCGAAGGCTATGGGATGACCGAGGCCTCCCCCGTCGCGCTCGGCAACCCGATGGGTCCGACCCGGCGGCCCGGCACGGTGGGAGTGCCGTTCCCGAGCACCGAGATCCGCGTCGTCGATCCCGACGACCCCGACGCCGACGTGCCCACGGGCGAGCCCGGCGAGCTGCTGCTGCGCGGACCGCAGGTTTTCCAGGGCTACTGGGGTCGGCCGGGGGAGACGGCCGAGGCCCTGTTGCCGGACGGCTGGCTCCGTACCGGCGACATCGCGGAGGTCTCACCGGACGGATTCGTCACCATCGTCGACCGCCGGAAGGAGCTCATCATCACCGGCGGCTTCAACGTCGCGCCCAGCGAGGTGGAGAACGCGCTCGAAGCCCACCCGGACGTCGTGGCGGCGGCCGTCGTCGGGCTGCCCCGGTCGAGCGGCGGCGAAGAGGTCGCGGCGGCCGTGGTGCTCCGTGAGGGCGCCGCCGAGGACATGGAGGGGCTCCGCGACTTCTGCCGTACGCGGCTGACCGCCTACAAGGTGCCGCGGCACATCACCGCCGTCGACGACCTCCCGCGGTCGCTCATCGGCAAGGTGCTGCGGCGCGAGGTGCGCGATCGGCTGCTCGCGGCGCGCGGGGCCTGA
- a CDS encoding ABC transporter substrate-binding protein yields MFTARKSRLALAGGIALAAALALSGCANSNPLDAPTDDSGDGGGSDTIVIGSQAYYSNEIIAEIYAQALEAADFDVDRQFSIGQRDAYMPDVESGAIDLFPEYTGNLLEYLDKDATATSPDDVYAALKDALPDGLTALDYAEASDQDTYTVLKSFAKENDLTSIADLADVTTPVTIGAAPEFEQRPYGPAAAKEVYGVDLAFSATGPTTLESLLAGEIQVADIYSADPAFQTEDIVALEDPENIILASNVVPIASSDVADEIADVINGISAKLTAEELVALNVQSTVDQKSAEDIAKQWLTDNDLI; encoded by the coding sequence ATGTTCACCGCACGAAAGTCCCGCCTCGCCCTTGCCGGCGGCATCGCGCTCGCCGCCGCCCTCGCCCTCTCGGGCTGCGCCAACAGCAACCCCCTGGACGCGCCCACCGACGACTCCGGCGACGGTGGGGGCAGCGACACCATCGTCATCGGCTCGCAGGCCTACTACTCGAACGAGATCATCGCCGAGATCTACGCGCAGGCGCTCGAGGCCGCCGACTTCGACGTCGACCGTCAGTTCAGCATCGGCCAGCGCGACGCCTACATGCCGGATGTCGAGTCCGGGGCGATCGACCTGTTCCCGGAGTACACGGGCAACCTGCTCGAGTACCTGGACAAGGATGCGACCGCCACGAGCCCGGACGACGTCTACGCCGCGCTGAAGGACGCGCTCCCGGACGGCCTCACCGCGCTCGACTACGCCGAGGCGTCCGACCAGGACACCTACACGGTGCTCAAGAGCTTCGCCAAGGAGAACGACCTCACCTCGATCGCCGACCTCGCGGACGTGACCACCCCGGTCACGATCGGTGCGGCGCCCGAGTTCGAGCAGCGTCCGTACGGTCCGGCTGCGGCCAAGGAGGTCTACGGCGTCGACCTGGCGTTCTCGGCCACCGGTCCCACGACGCTGGAGTCGCTGCTCGCCGGCGAGATCCAGGTGGCGGACATCTACTCCGCCGACCCCGCATTCCAGACCGAGGACATCGTGGCGCTGGAGGACCCGGAGAACATCATCCTGGCCTCCAACGTCGTGCCGATCGCGTCCAGCGACGTGGCCGACGAGATCGCCGACGTCATCAACGGCATCAGCGCCAAGCTGACCGCCGAGGAGCTCGTCGCCCTCAACGTGCAGAGCACGGTCGACCAGAAGTCGGCGGAGGACATCGCGAAGCAGTGGCTCACGGACAACGACCTCATCTGA